In Papaver somniferum cultivar HN1 chromosome 1, ASM357369v1, whole genome shotgun sequence, a genomic segment contains:
- the LOC113275694 gene encoding disease resistance protein RGA2-like gives MALEEIFVTGATGFMKKLVSVAAKTIGMSKVADKDLQKLKDTLEMIAAVTSDAEKKQVQSKVVLLWLRRLQSVAYDIDDVLDEISYEAMRLTEKYGKLEKVRRFSVKFDFAHRIKSINQELDEIAKLKDMYELELSDDGQNSEQLDRITASFVDNSNIVGREKEKSLIVKMVLKTNSSSSSSFDNFGPQEKISVISIVGMGGVGKTTLAQLVFKDYSIERSFKPRVWVCISDNFDIFVILRNILESITQKHCDLSSVDVLVKKVHKKIREKKFLLVLDDVWNENAEDWEKFKGYLGGGAQGSKILVTTRKESVASIVRGTIPPYNLTTLTNQECWSIVERKAFSPGGAVKTPNMLNIGEEIARKCDGLPLAALFLGNLMRLKKNESDWLAIRDNDVFSTPENPNKVIQILKLSYDNLPSHLKRCFSYCCLFPKGWRYHTETLIRLWMAEGFLHPSNGGRNQSSPEDIGKHYLYSLLSNSFFQDVKYDKLGDINYFKMHDLVHDLAKSVVDSHEVAILNASEMEKDICDHFRRLHLTVEGVYKKVFEVLNNSKKLRTIFFKENANLFTSLVSNKHLRVIHSPSDLSSKSAYRLHLNDDDIQEIPSSIFEFKHLRYLDLSRLNHSRITDVQVNSISQLYNLQTLNLHRYLNVGNILLGIGTLKNLRHLNLSYSDVKVLPDSIIKLTNLQTLDISNCNDISVLPTDIGSLQNLVSLHFQHTSIKELPDSFGELTKLRSLDLGYTEIKELPESLTNNICKLEFVNFDECKFPKDIKNWVDLRCLIIDDNLHKLFGVAEYQIMPGGIDMLTRLEVLDSYVVRNKKDYIGGTSNDSSGIEELASLNSLRTLYIIHLDNVRGKVDAERAKLKDKENIQHLYLKWVHKETFAEEEEVANNSYMVLEGLKPHPNLELLSIQHFQGVKLPKWMGSSYCLPNLVYLYFEYCNSCEKLPSLGMLPCLKVLRLVRVSSVKSLGEEFYNQQQQGEVESCSITTTLFPSLIHLDIDEMNDLEEWVAPPPPPYNCFPVLEDLSIQRCRKLKSIPDLRLHTSLRKLTISKCNTLASSIPYSLHSLTYLKKPFISDVSRMLSDQMFNMG, from the coding sequence ATGGCGTTGGAAGAGATTTTTGTTACTGGGGCCACAGGGTTCATGAAAAAATTGGTTTCTGTTGCTGCCAAAACAATTGGTATGTCTAAGGTTGCAGATAAAGATCTTCAAAAGCTTAAGGATACTCTGGAGATGATCGCGGCTGTAACGTCTGATGCTGAAAAGAAGCAAGTGCAGTCCAAAGTAGTGCTGCTCTGGTTGAGAAGGCTCCAGAGCGTTGCATATGATATTGATGACGTTTTGGATGAAATTTCCTATGAAGCCATGCGTCTCACTGAAAAATATGGAAAGCTAGAGAAGGTACGTCGCTTTTCAGTTAAATTTGATTTTGCTCATAGAATCAAAAGCATTAATCAAGAATTAGATGAAATTGCTAAGCTAAAAGATATGTATGAGTTAGAACTTAGTGATGATGGTCAAAACAGTGAGCAACTAGACCGGATAACAGCATCCTTTGTAGATAATTCTAACATTGTCGGgcgagaaaaagaaaaatctctaatAGTAAAGATGGTATTGAAGACCAACTCTtcgtcatcgtcatcatttgataattttggtccaCAAGAAAAGATTTCAGTCATTTCAATAGTGGGTATGGGGGGAGTTGGGAAAACGACCCTCGCCCAATTGGTATTCAAAGACTACTCCATTGAGAGAAGCTTTAAGCCAAGAGTGTGGGTTTGTATTTCAGACAACTTTGATATCTTTGTAATTTTAAGAAATATTCTAGAGTCTATTACTCAAAAACACTGTGACTTGTCTAGTGTCGATGTACTAGTAAAGAAAGTTCATAAGAAGATCAGAGAGAAGAAATTTTTGTTGGTACTAGATGATGTGTGGAACGAGAATGCCGAAGACTGGGAGAAATTTAAGGGTTATTTAGGCGGGGGTGCTCAAGGGAGTAAAATATTAGTAACTACGCGTAAAGAAAGTGTTGCATCTATTGTTAGGGGTACAATTCCGCCTTATAATCTTACAACCTTAACGAATCAAGAATGCTGGTCTATCGTTGAGAGAAAAGCCTTTTCTCCTGGCGGAGCAGTCAAGACTCCAAATATGTTAAATATAGGAGAGGAGATAGCGAGAAAATGTGATGGTTTACCACTTGCAGCTTTATTTCTCGGAAATCTCATGCGTTTGAAAAAGAATGAGTCTGATTGGTTGGCGATCCGAGACAATGATGTTTTCAGTACACCAGAAAATCCCAACAAAGTAATTCAGATTTTAAAATTGAGCTATGACAACTTACCCTCTCATTTGAAACGATGTTTTTCATACTGTTGTTTATTTCCGAAAGGTTGGAGATATCACACGGAAACACTTATTCGATTGTGGATGGCTGAAGGATTCCTTCATCCGTCTAATGGAGGCAGAAACCAAAGCTCACCAGAAGATATTGGTAAACATTACTTGTATAGTTTGTTATCAAATTCTTTTTTTCAAGACGTGAAATATGACAAGCTAGGTGATATTAATTATTTCAAAATGCATGATTTAGTACATGATCTTGCAAAAAGTGTCGTTGACAGTCATGAAGTCGCGATTCTAAACGCAAGCGAAATGGAAAAAGATATATGTGATCATTTCCGTCGACTACATTTGACTGTAGAAGGAGTATACAAAAAGGTTTTTGAAGTCTTGAACAACTCAAAAAAGCTGCGGACAATATTTTTCAAGGAAAATGCTAATCTGTTTACGAGTCTGGTTAGTAACAAGCATTTGCGTGTCATACATTCGCCTTCTGATTTGTCTTCAAAAAGTGCTTATCGGCTTCATCTGAATGATGATGATATACAAGAAATTCCATCATCCATTTTTGAGTTTAAACACTTGAGGTACCTTGACCTCAGCAGGCTCAACCATTCTAGAATTACAGATGTTCAAGTCAATTCCATTAGTCAACTCTACAATCTGCAGACTCTCAATCTTCATCGATATCTAAATGTAGGAAACATTCTCCTAGGAATTGGTACTTTGAAAAATCTGCGTCATCTTAATCTGTCTTATTCAGATGTTAAAGTGTTACCTGATTCCATCATTAAGCTCACCAATTTGCAGACATTAGATATTAGTAATTGTAATGATATTAGTGTCTTACCCACAGATATTGGGTCTCTTCAAAATCTAGTGTCCCTTCATTTTCAACATACCTCTATCAAAGAATTACCGGATAGTTTTGGAGAATTGACAAAATTAAGGTCACTAGATTTGGGATATACTGAAATAAAAGAATTGCCTGAATCTCTGACTAACAACATCTGTAAAttagagtttgtgaactttgaTGAGTGTAAGTTTCCCAAAGACATCAAGAATTGGGTGGATTTGAGATGTCTCATCATTGATGACAATTTGCATAAGTTATTTGGGGTCGCTGAGTATCAAATAATGCCCGGAGGTATAGATATGCTAACTCGTCTGGAAGTATTAGATTCTTACGTGGTTAGGAATAAAAAGGACTACATCGGAGGAACGTCCAATGATTCAAGTGGGATTGAAGAATTAGCAAGCCTAAACTCCCTTCGGACTTTATATATAATACATCTAGACAATGTGAGAGGTAAAGTGGACGCTGAGCGGGCCAAGTTAAAAGACAAGGAGAACATTCAACATTTGTATCTAAAATGGGTACACAAAGAAACatttgcagaagaagaagaagttgctaaCAATTCTTATATGGTGTTAGAAGGTCTAAAGCCACATCCTAATTTAGAGTTGTTGTCGATACAACATTTCCAGGGTGTAAAACTTCCAAAGTGGATGGGTTCTTCTTATTGCCTTCCGAATTTGGTGTATTTATATTTCGAGTATTGCAACAGTTGTGAGAAGCTTCCATCACTGGGTATGCTCCCGTGTCTTAAGGTACTTCGCTTAGTGCGAGTGAGCTCCGTAAAAAGTCTGGGTGAAGAATtttataatcaacaacaacaaggagAAGTAGAAAGCTGCAGCATTACAACGACATTATTCCCTTCACTAATTCATTTAGATATTGATGAGATGAATGATCTAGAAGAATGGGTtgctcctccaccaccaccttaCAATTGCTTCCCTGTACTTGAGGATCTGTCTATTCAGAGGTGCAGAAAACTGAAATCTATACCAGATTTACGATTACACACTTCTCTTAGGAAATTAACGATCAGCAAATGCAACACATTGGCTAGTTCAATACCGTACAGTCTGCATAGCCTCACCTATCTTAAAAAACCATTCATATCAGATGTTTCGCGTATGCTTTCAGATCAGATGTTTAATATGGGGTAA